A single genomic interval of Vicugna pacos chromosome 34, VicPac4, whole genome shotgun sequence harbors:
- the ADA2 gene encoding adenosine deaminase 2, producing MPAPRALPSLLLALAVSALGSAASGDPARDQLLTREKAMRVGGLLVLEEEEQLADQRLRALKEAEMREAAQTRTFPPSMHFFQAKRLVERSAVFRVLQKMPKGAALHVHNFGIVSMDWLVKNVTYRPHCYFCHTRKGTMLFRFAHPSPPKPEPAECSEWVLLEKVRKGLQNVTEFDQSLLRSFTLVTESPQVTYANQDMVWAKFQTIFLSLSGLVNHAPVFRDYIFRGLEEFYQDNVLYLELRTTLFPVYELNGTVHSLEWSVRTYEEVARVFAEKHPGFIGIKLIYSDHRSKNVSCIKKSVQTAMKLRAQFPRMVAGFDLVGREDTGHSLYYYREALMIPASRGVKLPYFFHAGETDWQGTAADGNLLDALLLNSTRIGHGFALSKHPAVWADSWKKDIPVEVCPISNQVLKLVSDLRNHPAAVLMATGYPMVISSDDPAAFGAKGLSHDFYEAFMGIGGVTADLRTLKQLAMNSLKYSALSEGEKKVAMEAWEERWHKFVAELARGPE from the exons ATGCCGGCGCCACGcgccctgccctccctgctgcTGGCCCTGGCCGTGTCTGCCCTCGGCTCGGCTGCGTCCGGAGACCCAGCGCGGGACCAGCTGCTGACGCGAGAGAAGGCGATGCGGGTGGGGGGCCTGCtggtgctggaggaggaggagcagctggCGGACCAGAGGCTCCGGGCCCTCAAGGAGGCCGAGATGCGGGAGGCGGCGCAGACCAGGACCTTCCCGCCCAGCATGCACTTCTTCCAGGCCAAGCGCCTCGTGGAGCGGAGTGCGGTGTTCCGGGTCCTGCAGAAGATGCCGAAAG GGGCGGCCTTACACGTCCACAACTTTGGCATCGTGAGTATGGACTGGCTGGTGAAAAATGTCACCTACAGGCCCCACTGCTACTTCTGCCACACCCGGAAAGGGACCATGCTGTTCAGATTTGCTCACCCAAGCCCCCCGAAACCGGAGCCGGCAGAATGTTCCGAGTGGGTTTTGCTGGAGAAAGTTCGAAAGGGGCTGCAGAACGTCACTGAGTTTGACCAGAG CCTGCTGAGAAGTTTCACCCTTGTGACCGAGAGCCCCCAGGTGACCTATGCAAACCAAGACATGGTCTGGGCCAAGTTTCAAACCATCTTCTTGTCGCTCTCCGGCCTCGTGAACCATGCACCGGTGTTCAGAGACTATATCTTCCGCGGCCTGGAGGAGTTCTACCAGGACAACGTGCTCTACCTGGAGCTCAGGACCACGCTGTTCCCG GTGTACGAACTGAATGGGACGGTTCACAGCCTAGAGTGGTCGGTGAGGACGTATGAGGAGGTGGCTCGAGTGTTTGCAGAAAAGCATCCTGGGTTCATCGGAATCAAACTCATTTACTCGGATCACCG ATCCAAAAATGTGTCCTGCATCAAAAAATCGGTCCAAACGGCCATGAAACTTCGTGCCCAGTTCCCCAGGATGGTGGCTGGGTTTGATCTG GTGGGGCGCGAGGACACGGGCCACTCGCTGTACTACTACAGGGAGGCTTTGATGATCCCAGCCTCGCGCGGCGTGAAACTGCCTTACTTCTTCCACGCCGGAGAGACAG ACTGGCAAGGAACTGCCGCAGATGGAAACCTTCTGGATGCCCTGCTACTGAACTCCACCAGGATCGGCCATGGGTTTGCCCTGAGCAAACACCCAGCCGTCTGGGCTGACTCCTGGAAGAAAGACATCCCCGTGGAGGTCTGCCCCATCTCCAACcag GTTCTGAAGCTGGTGTCCGACCTGAGAAACCACCCCGCTGCTGTCCTCATGGCCACTGGGTACCCCATGGTGATCAGCTCTGATGACCCTGCTGCCTTTGGGGCCAAAGGCTTGTCCCACGATTTCTACGAGGCCTTCATGGGCATCGGCGGGGTGACGGCCGACCTGAGGACACTCAAACAGCTGGCCATGAACTCGCTCAA GTACAGCGCCCTGTCGGAGGGTGAGAAGAAGGTTGCCATGGAAGCCTGGGAGGAGAGATGGCATAAGTTTGTGGCCGAGCTGGCCAGGGGCCCAGAGTGA